Proteins from a single region of Amycolatopsis sp. CA-230715:
- a CDS encoding GntR family transcriptional regulator — MSRPRSSVHRPEPLHQQVARLIWNDIEAGVLRDGQNLPSTRELAEEWQVSPFTISEAMDVLIKEGLVVSKPRAGRVVNAPEQATRPSSRDAEPNILLIGGYAGSGKTELGRVLARETGWPMLDKDTMTRPVVEAALEMVGKSPNDRDSEFYLEKIRPREYEAVVAALTENLQCGNSAIVTAPFVREFSDSSWLDKIQTACSDAGAKLTLVWVYCDAASMHTYVRHRGAARDAAKLEDWNKWVSGLNLDFRPVIPHVVIDNSASSEPLREQGRRLVAELIGASK; from the coding sequence ATGTCCCGCCCCCGCTCGAGTGTTCATCGCCCGGAACCTCTGCACCAGCAGGTTGCTCGACTGATCTGGAACGACATCGAAGCCGGTGTCTTGCGGGACGGGCAGAACCTGCCCTCTACCCGCGAGCTGGCTGAAGAGTGGCAAGTCAGCCCGTTCACGATCAGCGAGGCCATGGATGTCCTGATCAAAGAGGGCTTGGTAGTCAGCAAGCCGCGTGCCGGGCGAGTTGTGAACGCTCCTGAGCAGGCCACTCGCCCTAGCTCGCGGGATGCGGAGCCCAACATCCTGTTGATCGGCGGATACGCGGGAAGCGGTAAGACCGAGCTGGGCCGCGTCCTCGCCCGTGAAACCGGGTGGCCGATGCTCGACAAGGACACCATGACGAGGCCGGTCGTCGAGGCGGCGTTGGAAATGGTCGGCAAGTCGCCCAACGATCGCGATTCCGAGTTCTACCTAGAGAAGATCCGGCCACGCGAATACGAGGCGGTCGTAGCCGCCTTGACTGAGAACCTGCAATGCGGCAACAGCGCGATCGTGACCGCCCCGTTCGTCCGCGAGTTCTCCGATTCGTCTTGGCTCGACAAGATTCAAACGGCCTGCTCCGATGCGGGCGCGAAGCTGACTCTCGTCTGGGTGTACTGCGATGCTGCGAGCATGCACACCTACGTTCGCCATCGCGGCGCGGCTAGGGACGCCGCCAAGTTGGAAGACTGGAATAAGTGGGTGTCCGGCCTGAATCTGGACTTCCGCCCGGTGATTCCGCACGTCGTGATAGACAACTCGGCGTCGAGCGAACCGTTGCGGGAGCAGGGGCGGCGGTTAGTGGCCGAGCTGATCGGAGCGAGCAAGTGA
- a CDS encoding CsbD family protein translates to MSIFDKAKDKAEQAMGAAKEKLGNATDNDDLRDSGKADQTSGEVKEAGHDLRDKAQGAVQDAKEKFGN, encoded by the coding sequence GTGAGCATCTTCGACAAGGCGAAGGACAAGGCCGAGCAGGCGATGGGCGCCGCCAAGGAGAAGCTCGGCAACGCGACGGACAACGACGACCTTCGCGACTCGGGCAAGGCGGACCAGACCTCGGGCGAAGTCAAGGAAGCCGGTCACGACCTGCGCGACAAGGCACAGGGCGCGGTCCAGGACGCGAAAGAGAAGTTCGGGAACTGA
- a CDS encoding nucleoside deaminase translates to MPSDPDAIRQAIEVARGAGADIPIGAVVFAPDGAVLAKARNAREELGDPTAHAETLALRQAALVFGDGWRLDGCTLAVTVEPCTMCAGALVLARVARVVFGAWEPKTGAVGSLWDVVRDRRLNHRPEVIGGVLAGECAALVEDFFAGRRGHPAG, encoded by the coding sequence ATGCCGTCCGACCCCGACGCGATCCGGCAGGCGATCGAGGTCGCGCGCGGCGCCGGAGCGGACATCCCGATCGGCGCCGTCGTCTTCGCGCCCGACGGTGCCGTGCTGGCGAAGGCCCGCAACGCCAGGGAAGAGCTGGGCGACCCGACCGCGCACGCCGAAACGCTCGCGCTGCGGCAGGCGGCGTTGGTGTTCGGCGACGGATGGCGGCTCGACGGCTGCACGCTCGCGGTGACCGTGGAACCGTGCACGATGTGCGCGGGCGCGCTCGTGCTGGCCCGCGTCGCGCGTGTGGTGTTCGGGGCGTGGGAGCCGAAGACCGGCGCGGTCGGCTCGCTGTGGGACGTGGTGCGCGACCGCAGGCTCAACCACCGCCCCGAGGTCATCGGCGGCGTACTGGCCGGCGAATGCGCCGCGCTCGTCGAGGACTTCTTCGCCGGACGGCGCGGCCACCCGGCGGGGTGA
- a CDS encoding tRNA adenosine deaminase-associated protein: protein MAGEEAVAGFAMAVVREDGRWRCSALDNAALAELDAAITALAKMRSTGAVFGLLAVDEEFFVIVRPSPRGASLLLSDAAAALDYDIAADVLDLLRVDPPDEEDESVWPEGDLEILADLGLPGAELQVIVGEVELYPDEQLQMIAQRCGFENEFTALLDEL, encoded by the coding sequence ATGGCGGGAGAAGAGGCGGTCGCCGGTTTCGCGATGGCGGTCGTCAGGGAAGACGGCCGGTGGCGGTGCAGCGCACTCGACAACGCGGCACTCGCCGAGCTGGACGCGGCGATCACGGCACTGGCGAAGATGCGGTCGACCGGTGCGGTGTTCGGGCTACTCGCGGTCGACGAGGAGTTCTTCGTGATCGTGCGGCCGAGCCCGCGCGGCGCTTCGCTGCTGCTGTCCGACGCCGCGGCCGCGCTCGACTACGACATCGCCGCCGACGTGCTCGACCTGCTGCGCGTCGACCCGCCGGACGAAGAGGACGAGTCCGTCTGGCCGGAAGGGGACCTGGAGATCCTCGCCGATCTCGGGCTGCCCGGTGCCGAGTTGCAGGTGATCGTCGGCGAGGTCGAGCTGTACCCCGACGAGCAGCTGCAGATGATCGCCCAGCGCTGCGGGTTCGAGAACGAGTTCACCGCGCTGCTCGACGAACTCTGA